One window of the Benincasa hispida cultivar B227 chromosome 3, ASM972705v1, whole genome shotgun sequence genome contains the following:
- the LOC120073612 gene encoding mitogen-activated protein kinase kinase kinase 17-like, producing MKNPFINSSLSPDCDQSLRPKRMITKFPNPNNSNGVQSQTQIDGFDNSHGSFWFRGRLLGKDSSSLRFEKKVLDAFKSCSNVVQCYGHEITNTVSGNYIYNLLLEYCSGGSLYDRITKFGPNGLSELEVRRYTRDIVYGIYSIHGLGYIHCDIKPENILLIPSFDHGGFLVAKIADFGLAMQMTNVVNIDDDNSTRGT from the exons ATGAAGAATCCCTTTATAAATTCATCTTTATCTCCAGATTGTGACCAATCTCTTAGGCCGAAGAGGATGATTACGAAATTCCCAAACCCTAACAACAGCAATGGAGTCCAAAGTCAAACGCAAATCGACGGTTTCGACAACTCTCATGGTTCCTTTTGGTTTCGTGGTCGTCTTCTCGGCAAAG ATTCCTCCTCCCTTCGATTTGAGAAGAAGGTACTTGATGCTTTCAAGTCTTGCTCTAATGTAGTTCAATGTTATGGACATGAAATTACAAATACTGTATCTGGCAATTACATTTACAATTTACTTCTCGAGTATTGTTCTGGAGGTAGTTTGTACGATCGTATTACGAAATTCGGACCCAATGGCTTGTCGGAATTGGAAGTTCGTCGATATACCAGAGACATTGTCTATGGAATTTATTCTATTCATGGACTTGGATATATTCATTGTGATATTAAACCAGAAAACATACTTCTGATTCCGAGTTTTGATCATGGAGGATTTTTGGTTGCGAAAATAGCTGATTTTGGATTGGCAATGCAGATGACCAATGTAGTGAATATTGATGACGATAATAGTACTAGGGGAACTTAA